A region of the Theileria equi strain WA chromosome 4 map unlocalized gcontig_1105316255039, whole genome shotgun sequence genome:
CCTTTGATTACACCAGGCGACATAACGAAGTactgaaatgtgtatctcTCCACCTGTGCCGCATGTTCAAcctaataaaaagaaagaaaataaaaggatatgtgATGCAGGAGACAGTTACTGACGGTACAAACGAACTTAGGATCGATACTGCTGTTAAGACGGACGCCAGGATAACGAACAATAGACCTGATATCCAACTCTACGACaggagaaataaaaggatatttatagtcGAAGTCGGAATCACGTGTCCAACTAAGGTCTCAGATACGGAATCCCACAAACAAAGGAAATACGATGTCCTTGCAAAAGAATTATGCTgcatccataatatgcCAGCATGCACTGTTCCAATAGTATATTCTTGGGATGGATTGGTCACAAAATACCACGCAAAGcacctagagaaaatagcTTTGCccacaaaaatcagagCCTACATGCAGACTAGAGTACTACGTACCACCTTCGATTCGGTAACTCACGAtcgaagaagaggagttgaagaaagagctccagaagaaaagctggaagacatctttgggagattcctcggaaacctcgacaaagaggaagaacctcttgaagaggaggaagtGGAAAACGAGCTCGAATTCTCTCGCGACAAAGTAATAAGGATTaggaatataataaaacgtCGGAGAACcgctgcttctagaaggtctgaaggcccccaaaacctacggaaaatccgtaggaGTCAAGAAGGGTAGGAAATAATAACGCACATATAAACCAACACctacacctagggcagATTAATTAATTAATTAATTAATTAGATTAAGGGTTAACCCTTGGCCTTTTCTATTATCCTGACCAAATTGTCGATTCCCCTCATCATATTTGATGGCTGATGCTatatatttgatgaataAATGAATCATAGAGACgataatgaatggaaaggAAACGTACATTTTCGAAAACAATCGACTTTTCTGCGTCAACATGTGCAAAGTCTACCCATTTTGCCTTGCATAAGTTATCATTCAGTTGGTCGAAAGTTATCAAAATTGAGGATGCAACTACTGAAATCGAGTTCTGGATGCTGATCCAATCTCGGAGAAGCTTCAAGGTGTGAAgcaaacatttttgtaaatttaaTCTATCGCTAAAGATCCTGAATATGAGTGTTGGTGATTCCTAGAGCAAACCTCTGGAGTATATGCGTTGCCTCAGAGCTATTCAACTTTTTGGCCTCAGAGGACGTAATTTTATACAGTGGATCCTGGAAAACGTATAATTGGCCGTTGCACTTACATGTATGTAGATGGAAGATATTCTAAACCCGAGCTCAAGCTCTGTGGTTTCCGATGCAACTTGTTTTTGTCTCCATGTCTTTAGCAAAGTGTGGAGAGAATAGCGATCCAAACTATCAAACTGCTCTGGAAGACCCAAATCTGAAGCGGATATATCCTGTAAGGGCATATATAATGGATTTTGAGATTTAGAGTATAGTGTAGCAGAAACTTACAAAAGTTTGCTTAGACATGGGTTCGCGGTTTATTATTGCTTTCCTGTACGTGTGTTTCAGGTTACGCCAGTGCTCAATGAACATCAAACGGTCCTCCTCACTCAAGTTTCCGTAATTGACTAGGGAATATACGATAAACAGAAAGAGGTAAACTTACAATCATAGTTTATATTGTGCCCTCCAAGTTTAATATCTATAACTGCAGGTTTCTCAAATCCAAGCAAAAGGTTTTCAAGCTAAAGGTTTTTAAGGATAGAAAGAAAAACTCACCTTTATGGCTTTACATATTTGTGTTACTTTGCCGGACTGTATTTCATACCAAGTGTGTTGGTCGGATAATTCTATGTTGTGTGACAGCGGTACAACCCCGTTAAAAAACGGGATAATCTCATTATCTACAAGAAAATTCAAGTCTTTAAAATCCTCCCTCTTTATATCGTTTCCACGGAGACCATCCAAGGGAGTGTTCATGCGATATGCAACTGAGTAGAAAATAGCTTCAGTTGCGGAATATGTTGGAACAACCTAAATGTGAGTGTATCTTTgtgatggagaatctggtTAAGATTATGCATGAACAAAGGTGCTCTTTATGTGGCATGAACCTCGAAGATTGCTATGCATCTATCCCATATCTATTTTATCAACTGTCCAAAAGGTTCTCTGAGTGCCTCCAACGATTCATCCATtgtagtactccattagacaactactcagtacagattccctagtctccatactggagagtccatagagtctcaaatctgtctaacccatggatctcctttatgaCTTTTATAGAACTTAAATCCCGCGAACCCAACTAATCCGGATACAACAGTAGCGAGAGTTCCAAAGACAGTAGGTTCAACCCAAGAAGTTCCAGAAGAAGGGGTTTGAGAATCAGTTTGAAGAGCAGAAACTTGAGTACCCTCACCATCGCTATCGGCATCAAGGTCTTTTCTTCCATCACCAGCAGGACCTCTAGGTCCTATAGATCCTTTAAGTCCAGCGACGCCAGCAGTTTCAGTTTTACCAGGAGTAGCAGGATCCCCTTTAACTTCTGTACTACCAGGACCAGCTCCACCTTGATGTCCAGGTTGCTGAGGAGGGGGTGGTGATGGAGTAGGTTTAGGACAGTCTGACAAACTATCACATCCAGCCTCTTTTAGTGCATTTTTAAGTTTATTCCATTGGTTACAGTTTAAAGTACCTCCATCCAGATTCTCAGGTGTTATACCTTCGAGATTACCAGGAGCTGGTACCCActgttcatctttatcactaCTGGTAGGCTTCTTGTACCAGCCTGTGGCTGTACCTCCATCAACGTATATTAGTTTTGGATTATGGTTTTTGTAGAATGCATAAACAGCTTTTACGTTGGGAAGAGGAAATGCATGTCCACTTAAAGTTATTCTATTCCTAGTTGTACCATCAGTAGGATCATACTTTGTAGCTGCTATTCTCCATTCATCACCAGAAATATTAACCTTATGCTTGAAGTAATCAGCACTTTGATGCTGTCCTTTACAAGAAACTTTCTTAATAGTAACAGAGATCCTCCCGCTGTTACCTGTAGGACTATGGTAACCGCAGCAGTAGCTTTTATTATTACGAACCTGAGAATTCTCAAAAGTTAGATTTATGGTAACTGCATCGTTGAGTAGACAGTTAAGACCGTCAAGCTGAGTCTCAAGTGTCTTACCGGTGAGTTGAATAGTTTGAGGACCTTGTTTTCCAGGATGTGGTTGCCAACTTAAGTTACCACTACCTGGTTTGGCAGATTTATAAGTATACTTTCCTCCCTTAAGTACCTCTGCTAGAAGAGGTTGATTCATGTTGTCAGTACCTTTCCAGTACCATACTGATAGATGCTTAATATTTTCCCCGGAGGTGATTCCTATATCAGTAGTAACATCCTGAGTACCTCCAAACTTAACCTCCTGAACCTGAAAAGGTGCTCCTGTAGCTGAAGTATGCTTAAACTTCCAGAAACCAGAACCTAGAGGATCCTCTAACTTCTCCAATCTAACTTGGTTGGGAGATCCATCAGGAGGCTTCTGACTTATGTTTATGACAACACCAGACGTAGCAGTCATTCTGGGTTATGATCTAAGTGTCAAGTTATTTTTAGTTTCCATATGCTCAtcatccatcctccatgttcagagagtatgctctttcaaaactctgagatccatgagagtaTCCTAGctactcctcatcctccctcacaactagctcaccgtctAGCCGTATGGAGGATCCACTGGAGTACAAAGAGTCCATGTAAGAGTCTCTGGTGGAGTAGACATACTCTATTATATAGGCTTCTTAGAGTCACCATCAGttcctcattctccttatagagactccctacgGCTAAAGCATACGGTCGTccagtactccttacagtcgtacttgtacagtgagaatccttctcttctttaggtTCCCATTGTTCGTCTTTACAAGCTCTCACATGTCTCTTCTCAAGCTTGTAGAGAATTTATCCTCAATTTCGCTGGGAATTTTACGATTCTGCCGCAATAATCGCAAATGTGTGTCATTCCATGAACATTAATCCCCCAAAGTGCCACAATCGAGGTGAATATGCATCCATCTGCCCTTGTAGAGCCGACTTACCTTGTATATAAACTCTTTGTGTATATCTCGGAGTATGAAGGAAGTTCCGCTCAGTTTATGCTCCTTAATGCCTAGAGGTTCCAAGGGGAGCAGATTTGGAGCCGCACTTGACATTTTGCGCTGTCTGTCATAAACATATTATAAAGTGGACATGTGCAGAATCCGAAGCATCCGCAACGAAAGGATGGCGAGTGTGGAAAACAAACGCTGAGGCTTATAGTGCCAAACTGCCACTAGACATTTTCAGATTCGAACGAAAGTCGGTAATTGACCTTTAGACTACATGTTTTACCCGTAATCGCAAATGGACCAACTCGCGTTGATGAAAGTCGTGGTAAGTTGAATGGGCGTTTGTAATCGCCCTTTATctctttattttcatccGTATGTTCTTGTGTATACATCCTTATCATCGTTTATACTTACTGCGTGGGTGACAAGGCTACGGGTCTCCATTGTGGCGACACTGTCCTTCACAAACTGCCCAGAAGGAATAACGTCTTTTGGGATTCCTGTGCGTTCTTTGTACATCTTACTCGGTTATTCCTCCTATTTATACTGGTAGTATCTGGAATTCGTGTGTATTGTTTCTGTATGCTCTACAGGGGTGCTCCAGTGCTCGCTCTGGATTCCATACTTGTGCGCCAAATTTGCTAATCATTCCTGCATAAACTAGAGTATGCTTGGTTGGTATGGATAATTGGATGAAACTTAGCCCATCCTACTCTCTACATTCTCATAATATTACCCATTCAGGCTGAAAAGGCGgtggatgaaaatgtaaagagtAACAGCGTTATAGCGCTGGGAACCGGAAGAACAGCCTCATTTGCGGTCAAAAGAGTGGGTCAACTTTTGAAGGAGGGCAAGCTTGAAAATATTACCGCAATCTCCACCAGCGTACAGACCTTTGAACTGGTATGTTTTTGACCTACCCATGGACGCTGTTCCACATCCATACACTAAAATGTGCAGATAAAGGAGCTGAACATTCCCTACATTAGCATAGATGATGCTATGAGCTCGAATTTGAGCATTGAGGTTGCCATTGACGGAGCAGATGCTGTGGACCCAAATCTGAATCTCATAAAGGGTGCAGGAGGAGCTCTTTTTAGGGAATTTCTGGTGGAACAATACGCCAAGGAGTTTGTCGTGGTATGTCCTGTACTCTTTTTCACATTCTACAGATTGTTGATGAAAGTAAAATGTGCACTGACCTTCTGTCTCATTGCAAAGTTCCCATTGAAGTTGTAAACTTTGGGCACTTGAGCACCTGTAAACTTGTTTACAACACCCTCAAGGAGCATATTGCAGAGTGGAGTGTCAGAAAAGGTGCTGATGGCTCCACATTCATCACAGACAATGGGAATGTCATCATGGATGTCAAATTTAGTGGAGGCGATGTAGACACACTCCACAGAAAGATTAACGAGGTTTGTCCATTCTCATGCGTATCTACCACCATTCTCTCCTTTGAACTCTAGAGCAGTTACACCAGCTGCGGAATGGAGGTCAAGTCGTACCTCTGCCGGTGGAAGGCTGAGATTCCACGCACACATTACATCTGACAGCTGCGCATGCGGATACTACACCAACTTACAGATCCATGGAGTCGTTTGTAACGGTCTATTCCTGAAAATGGCCACGAAATGCCTCGTAGCACGTCGGGATGGCACCCTCTGCCAGTTACCTGGTAGCGCCAGTTGATTTTTACTGTAAAATAACGTAAATTGTGTCATTTTGCCGTTTTTAATGCTAGCATAGAGTTTGTTTGTGTTTAAAAGTCCATATTTTGTTCAAAATTCTGCACATGTAACATATTTCGAGCGCAATCTCGCAATCcacaaaatatgatgagTCCAAAGGTGGATCATTCAAAACACTATCAAGATTGGCTCGTAATTGACGAGTTGGCGTTCACAAGTCCAAAAATACACAAAAGCAGAGGCCCTGGTCTGGATTCCACTGCTGACTTTGGTTGCGACACAAACGAGAACGCGAGCATTATGCAAAGGTTTCGAGAAATCAACAAGGAAACCGCCGGTAAGTCGTGTGTCCTCTCTACTCACCGTTACAAACCATTCAGATGACCTGGAAAAGATACGGGCAAAGTTGCAGCAGATTGAGAATAACCTGCAGGAATGCAACGCCGAAAGGTACTTGCAGGCTGACCCAAACTTTGACCATTTGGACCGACTCTTGGGGGAGGCTGTAAAGGAGGTTGTTGAGATGCAAAAGGGAGCCAATACTGCAGTGTTGGAGTTAACAAGGTCAGTGGAAAGGATTGACAGTTTGGTGAACAAGACAGAAGACCTGAGGGAAAAGTCGGAAAACTTTAGAAGAGTCGCGCAAAATGTCGATTCCGGCTTATCCTTCAAGGTAAAGCTCCTAATTGCTGCCATTGCCTTAATCGCAATCAAAATATTATTCTCACTATGGCAGTAAAATGGTCCACATGGATGAGGCTCTATAGGATGATTGCCAGCGTCCTACCAATGGCATGGTGATTAAAGTTGTAATGATGAATATCCATGTCTAGTCTCTATAGCAATGCACAAAGTCCGGGCATGTCTCTACACAGGCATTGGGTCCGCCGGCAAATTGGTCCAAAAATGCTCCTCATATACTCGTTAAGAAGTCTAAATGCTGTAGCTACTAAGAACAAATAAAGCTCGGTCTTCCCCCGGCCCATAAAGCAAAAAAAAAGTGGAGCCACCTAGGGGGCTCGAACCCCTGACCACCAGATTAAGAGTCTGGCGCTCTACCGACTGAGCTAAGGAGGCACATCAGTCCCTGTTCTCCTCAGATTGATAAGTTTATTCCCTTGTGTTGTCAATCtgtttttccatttttccCGTTTTTATCCGCTCCTTTTAGGCTCTCTTGTAGATGTATATCTTTCATCTTGGGCTCTAGTTTTATCGAAACTGGAGACTATAAATTCTCCCTTCCGTTGCGCTTTGTGTACTTGCGGAAatttctttggagtcatcattccacttttcttctctattcattcttccaggtacccCTGGTCCTCCGTCTTCCTTGCGGTATCCTGCCACCCGTAGACACTTGCACAATGGCCTGTTCCAGAGCCTTCCTGGAGGCGATAATTGCAGGATTTCCCCGCAAGTAAATATGGCTCCTAAAGTCCACTTGTCTATTTGCCAACGCAGTGCCATGCGTCAGGATCCAGAGGCGCGTTGGCAACCGCTCCCTATGGCTGTCTCGTGTCCCTCCAAATGGCCACTTTTTACTTTTACAATAAACTCTCATAGCGTTAAGCTTGCCATATGAGTACTTTGTGGCCGTTTTTCTGGCTATAAGCCTCGCCCCTGTGGTTTATAGCAAACTTGTCCATTACAGCGCGACTAGTTGGCGCTTCCCGGATCAGCGTCGTTTTTGCTAGAAAGACATTCTCAAAGAACGTCTATAAGGGCGAAGTTGCTCTTCTTGCAGGCACTGGACAACCCTGGAACTCAGTGGCAGTTTTCAGGTCCCTTAAGGTTCATTTTATACGCCAAGGAGCAAAGGTCCAGTTGGCGGACGTCGGAACGTGCTGCAAGGTTGAGGATTCTGGTAAAGTCGAAATGTTGACTCCGGTGCTGCTCTTTTGCGGGGCGTTTGATCCGATAACAAAGGCTCACATGTTGATGTTGGAGCTCTCGATCAAGACTCGCGCGTTTGAAGAAATCTGGATAATGCCCAGTGGAGATCGCACGGACAAAAAGTACAGGGCTTCGGATGAGGATAGAATCGCAATGTGCAACATCGTTGTAGACATATACAAGGCCCAGTTTCCAAAGCTACAAGTCAGTCGATTCGAAATGGACAAGAATGAAACGATTGACACCTACTTTACGATTAAAGATCTGCAGGCACAGTACCCAGACAGGGACTTTTACTTTTTTCTGGGCTCCGACATTCTTCCCTCCATGTTTGAATGGTTTGTTTGATGTCCGTGAGTGTCTAAATATCCTCAAATGCCCATATTTTCACACGGTACCCTTCACCCACTCATACCATTGTAGGCCGTATGCTGATGAATTAATCAAGATTGCCAAATTCCTGATTGCCTATCGTCAGGATTATCCCATAAATGATGAGGATTTGAACAAGCTAAAGTCGTACAAGCTCATGGATGAGTTGTTGAAACAGCAAGGGAAAGATACTGCAATGTCTGATGTTTCGT
Encoded here:
- a CDS encoding conserved hypothetical protein (encoded by transcript BEWA_053790A) produces the protein MSSAAPNLLPLEPLGIKEHKLSGTSFILRDIHKEFIYKVVPTYSATEAIFYSVAYRMNTPLDGLRGNDIKREDFKDLNFLVDNEIIPFFNGVVPLSHNIELSDQHTWYEIQSGKVTQICKAIKLENLLLGFEKPAVIDIKLGGHNINYDFNYGNLSEEDRLMFIEHWRNLKHTYRKAIINREPMSKQTFDISASDLGLPEQFDSLDRYSLHTLLKTWRQKQVASETTELELGFRISSIYIHDPLYKITSSEAKKLNSSEATHILQRIFSDRLNLQKCLLHTLKLLRDWISIQNSISVVASSILITFDQLNDNLCKAKWVDFAHVDAEKSIVFENHQPSNMMRGIDNLVRIIEKAKG
- a CDS encoding ribose-5-phosphate isomerase, putative (encoded by transcript BEWA_053800A), which gives rise to MDQLALMKVVAEKAVDENVKSNSVIALGTGRTASFAVKRVGQLLKEGKLENITAISTSVQTFELIKELNIPYISIDDAMSSNLSIEVAIDGADAVDPNLNLIKGAGGALFREFLVEQYAKEFVVIVDESKMCTDLLSHCKVPIEVVNFGHLSTCKLVYNTLKEHIAEWSVRKGADGSTFITDNGNVIMDVKFSGGDVDTLHRKINEVCPFSCVSTTILSFEL
- a CDS encoding conserved hypothetical protein (encoded by transcript BEWA_053810A), coding for MMSPKVDHSKHYQDWLVIDELAFTSPKIHKSRGPGLDSTADFGCDTNENASIMQRFREINKETADDLEKIRAKLQQIENNLQECNAERYLQADPNFDHLDRLLGEAVKEVVEMQKGANTAVLELTRSVERIDSLVNKTEDLREKSENFRRVAQNVDSGLSFKVKLLIAAIALIAIKILFSLWQ
- a CDS encoding cytidylyltransferase domain containing protein (encoded by transcript BEWA_053830A); amino-acid sequence: MLTPVLLFCGAFDPITKAHMLMLELSIKTRAFEEIWIMPSGDRTDKKYRASDEDRIAMCNIVVDIYKAQFPKLQVSRFEMDKNETIDTYFTIKDLQAQYPDRDFYFFLGSDILPSMFEWPYADELIKIAKFLIAYRQDYPINDEDLNKLKSYKLMDELLKQQGKDTAMSDVSSTMAREQIKRGEVSLHTL